A single window of Archangium gephyra DNA harbors:
- a CDS encoding non-proteolytic archaemetzincin-like protein, whose product MPQPQKVLLLVPLGSPTPVLLKELEGPISLQLGLASVVSKASLPAPAYAFNKDRSQYHCNAIMRRLAGLMEPGQSMVLGVTDVDLFVPDSPFVLGEADRESKSAVMSLFRLRQGADGEQLRRRLQVEAVHQAGHLLGLSYCEDARCVMFFAQTPQDCDRKQMSLCNNCRNELNKLNR is encoded by the coding sequence ATGCCGCAGCCGCAGAAGGTGCTCCTGCTGGTCCCCCTGGGGAGCCCGACCCCGGTGCTCCTGAAGGAGTTGGAGGGGCCCATTTCCCTGCAGCTCGGCCTCGCCTCGGTGGTGAGCAAGGCCTCGCTGCCGGCGCCCGCCTACGCCTTCAACAAGGACCGGAGCCAGTACCACTGCAACGCCATCATGCGCCGGCTGGCCGGGCTGATGGAGCCGGGGCAGTCCATGGTGCTGGGCGTCACGGACGTGGACCTCTTCGTGCCGGACTCCCCCTTCGTGCTGGGTGAGGCGGACCGGGAGTCCAAGAGCGCGGTGATGAGCCTGTTCCGCCTGCGCCAGGGCGCCGATGGCGAGCAGCTGCGGCGCCGGCTCCAGGTGGAGGCCGTGCACCAGGCGGGGCACCTGCTGGGGCTGTCCTACTGCGAGGACGCCCGGTGTGTGATGTTCTTCGCCCAGACGCCACAGGACTGCGATCGCAAGCAGATGTCGCTGTGCAACAACTGCCGCAACGAGCTGAACAAGCTCAACCGCTAG
- a CDS encoding (Fe-S)-binding protein, which translates to MSPIITGLLLAVGLSVFVMTMAGRIGVLLAMKPENRLDNLPQRAAALLSFGLGQKRMVDREEFTPGLMHVFIFAAFMVLALRTVMMFVMGFSETALVLLTDLTHPFWGEQPALLGLYRVYLLAKDFVAAGALLGCAYFAYMRASVKPDRMSPSWEAYLILGFISGLMVTEFLFGGSHMVPREQTMPLATSNFVWWEPVTSVFGMAMRPLGYTVAHVLGVAGFWIHLSIILAFLNFLPVGKHFHVITGLPNVFFLRLGQGQRNTQSAKLPTPNLEKEEFGTATVKDLTWKQGLDLYSCTECGRCQTHCPTYITGKPLTHKGVNQDLKHWIWEHEMWVEEGRGPSGTVEPLPEIIGSALKAETVWACTSCGWCETACPVFIENVPRLIDMRRYQVQVKAEFPAEIQRVFEGIERQGNPWGLGQDRRDEWAEDLALPTWGDGGTYEYLFFVGCAGSYDDKQKKVSRALVKILREAGVSFATLSKQEMCNGDTARRLGNEYLYQTMAKTNVESWNAMGVKAVITQCPHCFNTIKNEYPEFGGEYRVINHTQLINELLKEKRIKLSAVMNQKLTYHDPCYLGRHNGVYDAPREVLKAIPGLEVVEMQRSQREGFCCGAGGGRMWMEEHIGTRINHNRLNEAALTLKHAEDPSTPFPDATDKKKPGLVGEYKEPGGKGIVAVACPFCSTMLNDAVNDTGREERIKVKDITELVADALEVKQGTGTVAPSVAVNAKPE; encoded by the coding sequence ATGAGTCCCATCATTACAGGCCTCCTCCTCGCCGTCGGACTCTCCGTCTTCGTCATGACCATGGCCGGACGCATTGGCGTCCTGCTGGCGATGAAGCCGGAGAACCGGCTGGACAACCTCCCCCAGCGAGCCGCCGCGCTGCTGAGCTTCGGCCTGGGGCAGAAACGCATGGTGGACCGGGAGGAATTCACCCCGGGCCTCATGCACGTCTTCATCTTCGCGGCGTTCATGGTGCTGGCGCTGCGCACCGTCATGATGTTCGTGATGGGCTTCTCCGAGACGGCCCTGGTGCTGCTCACGGACCTGACGCACCCCTTCTGGGGAGAGCAGCCGGCGCTGCTCGGCCTCTACCGCGTCTACCTGCTGGCCAAGGACTTCGTGGCGGCCGGCGCGCTGCTGGGCTGCGCCTACTTCGCCTACATGCGCGCCAGCGTGAAGCCGGACCGCATGAGCCCCTCGTGGGAGGCCTACCTCATCCTCGGCTTCATCTCCGGGCTGATGGTGACGGAGTTCCTCTTCGGCGGCAGCCACATGGTGCCCCGCGAGCAGACGATGCCGCTGGCCACGAGCAACTTCGTGTGGTGGGAGCCGGTCACCAGCGTGTTCGGCATGGCGATGAGGCCGCTGGGCTACACCGTGGCGCACGTGCTGGGCGTGGCGGGCTTCTGGATCCACCTGTCCATCATCCTGGCGTTCCTCAACTTCCTGCCGGTGGGCAAGCACTTCCACGTGATCACGGGCCTGCCCAACGTCTTCTTCCTGCGCCTGGGCCAGGGGCAGCGCAACACGCAGAGCGCGAAGCTGCCCACGCCCAACCTGGAGAAGGAGGAGTTCGGCACGGCGACGGTGAAGGACCTCACGTGGAAGCAGGGCCTGGACCTGTACTCGTGCACCGAGTGCGGCCGCTGCCAGACGCACTGCCCCACGTACATCACGGGCAAGCCGCTCACCCACAAGGGCGTGAACCAGGACTTGAAGCACTGGATCTGGGAGCACGAGATGTGGGTGGAGGAGGGCCGGGGCCCGTCGGGCACGGTGGAGCCGCTGCCGGAGATCATCGGCAGCGCGCTGAAGGCGGAGACGGTGTGGGCGTGCACGAGCTGCGGCTGGTGCGAGACGGCCTGCCCGGTGTTCATCGAGAACGTGCCGCGGCTCATCGACATGCGCCGCTACCAGGTGCAGGTGAAGGCGGAGTTCCCGGCGGAGATCCAGCGCGTGTTCGAGGGGATTGAGCGCCAGGGCAACCCCTGGGGCCTGGGGCAGGACCGGCGCGACGAGTGGGCGGAGGATCTGGCGCTGCCCACGTGGGGTGACGGCGGCACGTACGAGTACCTCTTCTTCGTGGGCTGCGCGGGCAGCTACGACGACAAGCAGAAGAAGGTGAGCCGGGCGCTGGTGAAGATCCTGCGCGAGGCGGGGGTGAGCTTCGCCACGCTGTCCAAGCAGGAGATGTGCAACGGCGACACGGCGCGGCGCCTGGGCAACGAGTACCTGTACCAGACGATGGCCAAGACGAACGTCGAGAGCTGGAACGCGATGGGCGTCAAGGCGGTCATCACCCAGTGCCCGCACTGCTTCAACACCATCAAGAACGAGTACCCGGAGTTCGGCGGCGAGTACCGGGTCATCAACCACACGCAGCTCATCAACGAGCTGCTGAAGGAGAAGCGCATCAAGCTCTCCGCGGTGATGAACCAGAAGCTGACGTACCACGACCCGTGCTACCTGGGCCGGCACAACGGGGTGTACGACGCGCCGCGCGAGGTGCTGAAGGCGATTCCGGGGCTCGAGGTGGTGGAGATGCAGCGCAGCCAGCGCGAGGGCTTCTGCTGCGGCGCGGGTGGCGGACGGATGTGGATGGAGGAGCACATCGGCACGCGCATCAACCACAACCGGTTGAACGAGGCGGCGCTGACGCTCAAGCACGCGGAGGATCCGAGCACGCCGTTCCCGGACGCGACGGACAAGAAGAAGCCGGGCCTGGTGGGCGAGTACAAGGAGCCGGGCGGCAAGGGGATTGTCGCGGTGGCGTGCCCGTTCTGCTCGACGATGCTGAACGACGCGGTGAACGACACGGGCCGCGAGGAGCGCATCAAGGTGAAGGACATCACCGAGCTGGTGGCGGATGCGCTGGAGGTGAAGCAGGGCACGGGCACGGTGGCGCCGAGCGTCGCGGTGAACGCCAAGCCCGAGTAG
- a CDS encoding LpqB family beta-propeller domain-containing protein, with product MKLLRIVGLAAVVGLSGCDLEGLDLDGGGGGGAGGTFTRGFVFVRGENSGRNLFAVDDAGDPNSPLQLTTQGNAYYPTVSRNGRLVAFVFRSGSTSELRTVPTTGTGQPSTVFSSTSTACTGCSNFRFPTFNPSGGTLVFTLDQGGYAKLARVNADGSSFQLLTTGSPYVYGAASYYPDGQYVLASAGYTTSQLNFLVKVGVATGSTDVISSSLGNTAQVVVSRPAVSPDGTRVAFDGRTSGGTQIFVAPLGQTLGSVTQLTSHPGEYGVEDTWPSWRGNTELTFLSNSGSANNIYRISIASSGAGTLVVPIAQEPSYGG from the coding sequence ATGAAGCTGTTGCGGATTGTCGGGTTGGCGGCGGTGGTGGGGCTGTCGGGGTGTGACCTCGAGGGCCTCGACCTGGATGGCGGTGGCGGTGGCGGCGCGGGTGGCACCTTCACCCGTGGCTTCGTCTTCGTGCGCGGCGAGAACAGCGGCCGCAACCTGTTCGCGGTGGACGACGCCGGGGACCCCAACTCCCCGCTGCAGCTCACCACGCAGGGCAACGCGTACTACCCCACGGTGTCGCGCAATGGCCGGCTGGTGGCCTTCGTGTTCCGCTCCGGCTCCACGTCGGAGCTGCGCACGGTGCCCACCACGGGCACGGGCCAGCCCTCCACGGTGTTCTCCAGCACCAGCACCGCCTGCACGGGCTGTAGCAACTTCCGCTTCCCCACCTTCAACCCCAGCGGCGGCACCCTCGTCTTCACCCTGGACCAGGGCGGCTACGCGAAGCTGGCCCGGGTGAACGCGGACGGCAGCAGCTTCCAGCTCCTCACCACCGGCAGCCCCTACGTCTACGGCGCCGCCTCCTACTACCCGGATGGGCAGTACGTGCTCGCGTCCGCCGGCTACACCACCAGCCAGCTCAACTTCCTCGTGAAGGTGGGCGTGGCCACCGGCTCCACCGACGTCATCTCCAGCAGCCTGGGCAACACCGCGCAGGTGGTGGTGTCCCGCCCCGCGGTGTCGCCGGACGGCACCCGGGTGGCCTTCGATGGCCGCACCAGCGGCGGCACGCAGATCTTCGTGGCGCCGCTCGGGCAGACGCTCGGCAGCGTGACGCAGTTGACGTCGCATCCGGGGGAGTACGGCGTGGAGGACACCTGGCCGAGCTGGCGCGGCAACACCGAGCTGACCTTCCTGTCCAACTCGGGCAGTGCCAACAACATCTACCGCATCAGCATCGCCTCCTCGGGGGCGGGCACCCTGGTGGTGCCCATCGCCCAGGAGCCTTCCTACGGCGGGTAG